One part of the Helicoverpa armigera isolate CAAS_96S chromosome 3, ASM3070526v1, whole genome shotgun sequence genome encodes these proteins:
- the LOC110383785 gene encoding large ribosomal subunit protein mL42 — MAHLIRAVVFKPREIVTRCYNKIVMTDDGTTIVALHKDQEFPYEHSRPLPEETVADTGVLRMTDKDEVYRVFRDMKPEIARKQLASLTLTTEHRWFPRARDKKAKKTEMNRPYL; from the coding sequence ATGGCTCATTTAATTAGAGCTGTAGTATTCAAGCCAAGAGAAATTGTTACAAgatgttacaataaaattgtaatgacAGACGACGGCACAACAATAGTCGCACTTCACAAAGACCAAGAATTCCCTTATGAACACTCAAGACCGCTTCCTGAAGAAACTGTTGCTGACACAGGAGTTTTAAGAATGACTGATAAAGACGAAGTTTACAGAGTATTCAGAGATATGAAACCCGAGATAGCAAGAAAACAACTGGCATCTCTAACACTCACTACAGAACACAGGTGGTTCCCCAGAGCCAGGGACAAGAAAGCCAAGAAAACAGAAATGAACCGCCCATATTTGTAG
- the LOC110383763 gene encoding dual specificity protein phosphatase 3 isoform X1 codes for MSYRDSLLYPRYSRRQVTYCDYSLFPRTHSYCAAKEQRVGSYIRTLMSFGSSPSSVLSSLSSFRNRPFADISYNPTPDLNEVYPGLYVGDAVAAKDKAFLRRMGINYVLNTAEGKRYTQVDTDHLYYRDCPGLRYKGFQLMDLPSTDISRYFHIAANFIDEGISSGGRVLVHCFMGVSRSATCALAFLMIKRGMSLAEALGTVRSRRDIHPNEGFIRQLQQLDRELRLNRIR; via the exons ATGAGTTACAGGGATTCg CTATTATATCCTCGGTATTCCCGACGTCAAGTTACTTATTGCGAT TACTCACTATTCCCAAGAACTCATTCATACTGTGCGGCTAAAGAGCAACGTGTAGGATCCTACATAAGGACCCTAATG AGTTTTGGCTCGTCGCCGTCATCCGTGCTCAGTTCGCTATCGTCGTTCCGCAATCGCCCATTCGCGGATATCTCGTATAATCCCACTCCGGATCTAAATGAAGTCTATCCGGGCCTGTATGTTGGAGACGC GGTTGCCGCAAAGGACAAGGCATTTTTAAGGCGTATGGGCATCAACTATGTGCTGAATACCGCTGAAGGCAAGCGTTACACCCAGGTGGACACAGACCACCTCTACTATCGCGACTGCCCCGGACTTCGCTACAAAGGCTTCCAGCTTATGGACTTACCATCGACTGATATTTCAAGATATTTCCACATAGCTGCCAACTTCATTGATGAAGGAATCTCAAGTGGAG GACGCGTATTAGTTCACTGCTTTATGGGAGTGTCCAGATCTGCTACATGTGCGCTAGCGTTTCTCATGATTAAACGCGGAATGTCTTTGGCCGAAGCCCTGGGCACAGTGCGCTCTCGTCGTGACATTCACCCTAACGAGGGCTTCATCCGTCAGCTGCAACAGCTGGACAGGGAACTGCGCCTCAACCGGATCCGCTGA
- the LOC110383763 gene encoding dual specificity protein phosphatase 3 isoform X2, which translates to MSYRDSLLYPRYSRRQVTYCDSFGSSPSSVLSSLSSFRNRPFADISYNPTPDLNEVYPGLYVGDAVAAKDKAFLRRMGINYVLNTAEGKRYTQVDTDHLYYRDCPGLRYKGFQLMDLPSTDISRYFHIAANFIDEGISSGGRVLVHCFMGVSRSATCALAFLMIKRGMSLAEALGTVRSRRDIHPNEGFIRQLQQLDRELRLNRIR; encoded by the exons ATGAGTTACAGGGATTCg CTATTATATCCTCGGTATTCCCGACGTCAAGTTACTTATTGCGAT AGTTTTGGCTCGTCGCCGTCATCCGTGCTCAGTTCGCTATCGTCGTTCCGCAATCGCCCATTCGCGGATATCTCGTATAATCCCACTCCGGATCTAAATGAAGTCTATCCGGGCCTGTATGTTGGAGACGC GGTTGCCGCAAAGGACAAGGCATTTTTAAGGCGTATGGGCATCAACTATGTGCTGAATACCGCTGAAGGCAAGCGTTACACCCAGGTGGACACAGACCACCTCTACTATCGCGACTGCCCCGGACTTCGCTACAAAGGCTTCCAGCTTATGGACTTACCATCGACTGATATTTCAAGATATTTCCACATAGCTGCCAACTTCATTGATGAAGGAATCTCAAGTGGAG GACGCGTATTAGTTCACTGCTTTATGGGAGTGTCCAGATCTGCTACATGTGCGCTAGCGTTTCTCATGATTAAACGCGGAATGTCTTTGGCCGAAGCCCTGGGCACAGTGCGCTCTCGTCGTGACATTCACCCTAACGAGGGCTTCATCCGTCAGCTGCAACAGCTGGACAGGGAACTGCGCCTCAACCGGATCCGCTGA
- the LOC110383763 gene encoding dual specificity protein phosphatase 13B isoform X4, translating into MSYRDSSFGSSPSSVLSSLSSFRNRPFADISYNPTPDLNEVYPGLYVGDAVAAKDKAFLRRMGINYVLNTAEGKRYTQVDTDHLYYRDCPGLRYKGFQLMDLPSTDISRYFHIAANFIDEGISSGGRVLVHCFMGVSRSATCALAFLMIKRGMSLAEALGTVRSRRDIHPNEGFIRQLQQLDRELRLNRIR; encoded by the exons ATGAGTTACAGGGATTCg AGTTTTGGCTCGTCGCCGTCATCCGTGCTCAGTTCGCTATCGTCGTTCCGCAATCGCCCATTCGCGGATATCTCGTATAATCCCACTCCGGATCTAAATGAAGTCTATCCGGGCCTGTATGTTGGAGACGC GGTTGCCGCAAAGGACAAGGCATTTTTAAGGCGTATGGGCATCAACTATGTGCTGAATACCGCTGAAGGCAAGCGTTACACCCAGGTGGACACAGACCACCTCTACTATCGCGACTGCCCCGGACTTCGCTACAAAGGCTTCCAGCTTATGGACTTACCATCGACTGATATTTCAAGATATTTCCACATAGCTGCCAACTTCATTGATGAAGGAATCTCAAGTGGAG GACGCGTATTAGTTCACTGCTTTATGGGAGTGTCCAGATCTGCTACATGTGCGCTAGCGTTTCTCATGATTAAACGCGGAATGTCTTTGGCCGAAGCCCTGGGCACAGTGCGCTCTCGTCGTGACATTCACCCTAACGAGGGCTTCATCCGTCAGCTGCAACAGCTGGACAGGGAACTGCGCCTCAACCGGATCCGCTGA
- the LOC110383763 gene encoding dual specificity protein phosphatase 3 isoform X3, which translates to MGQCLCKCVTRTFHTQSFGSSPSSVLSSLSSFRNRPFADISYNPTPDLNEVYPGLYVGDAVAAKDKAFLRRMGINYVLNTAEGKRYTQVDTDHLYYRDCPGLRYKGFQLMDLPSTDISRYFHIAANFIDEGISSGGRVLVHCFMGVSRSATCALAFLMIKRGMSLAEALGTVRSRRDIHPNEGFIRQLQQLDRELRLNRIR; encoded by the exons ATGGGTCAATGTTTGTGTAAATGTGTAACGCGTACGTTTCATACACAGAGTTTTGGCTCGTCGCCGTCATCCGTGCTCAGTTCGCTATCGTCGTTCCGCAATCGCCCATTCGCGGATATCTCGTATAATCCCACTCCGGATCTAAATGAAGTCTATCCGGGCCTGTATGTTGGAGACGC GGTTGCCGCAAAGGACAAGGCATTTTTAAGGCGTATGGGCATCAACTATGTGCTGAATACCGCTGAAGGCAAGCGTTACACCCAGGTGGACACAGACCACCTCTACTATCGCGACTGCCCCGGACTTCGCTACAAAGGCTTCCAGCTTATGGACTTACCATCGACTGATATTTCAAGATATTTCCACATAGCTGCCAACTTCATTGATGAAGGAATCTCAAGTGGAG GACGCGTATTAGTTCACTGCTTTATGGGAGTGTCCAGATCTGCTACATGTGCGCTAGCGTTTCTCATGATTAAACGCGGAATGTCTTTGGCCGAAGCCCTGGGCACAGTGCGCTCTCGTCGTGACATTCACCCTAACGAGGGCTTCATCCGTCAGCTGCAACAGCTGGACAGGGAACTGCGCCTCAACCGGATCCGCTGA
- the LOC135119292 gene encoding putative nuclease HARBI1: MDIFEEIDYYDNLFPIDDSNRRLNFSVPLRYLRDVQDPYHCENFKKRYRFSQDVVKSVILPLIDQDLRKLCNRGHPIAPELQILVCLRFYATASFQIVCGDLLCVSQPAASNIVANVSRLIALQQRQYIKYPQDMVSHRAQFAQLGRYQEYPGLRNVDGAIDCTHVKIVNTPGVEHHEAFRNRKSYFSINVQAVVGPFGNFMDIVARWAGSTHDSRIFQMCLLRTKYMQQQHTGYLIGDSGYPCLRFLLTPVGTPTTHAEQTYNKVHIKTRNVVERTFGRWKRRFPCLSRGLGNKLITVSNIIVACAVLFNISLVTNDMMPSYEEENEGIEEETNNESDSPGTTDGFAFRNTIINNYV; the protein is encoded by the exons atggatatttttgaagaaatagaTTATTATGATAATCTATTTCCTATCGACGATTCAAACAGAAGGTTGAACTTCAGCGTTCCGCTCAGATACCTCAGAGATGTACAGGACCCATATCATTGTGAGAACTTCAAGAAAAGATATAGGTTTTCACAAGATGTGGTAAAATCGGTAATTCTACCCTTAATTGACCAAGATCTGAGAAAGTTGTGCAACCGTGGTCATCCCATAGCCCCGGAGTTACAAATTCTTGTGTGTTTGCGGTTTTATGCTACAGCGTCCTTTCAA ATAGTTTGTGGAGATTTGTTATGCGTATCTCAACCAGCCGCTTCAAATATAGTTGCAAATGTGTCGAGATTGATTGCTCTACAACAAagacaatatattaaatatccACAAGATATGGTGTCACACAGGGCGCAGTTTGCGCAGCTGGGCCGGTATCAAGAATACCCAGGCCTAAGAAATGTGGATGGTGCAATCGATTGCACACACGTTAAAATTGTGAATACTCCAGGTGTGGAACATCACGAAGCCTTCAGAAACAGAAAGTCTTACTTTTCTATAAATGTCCAG gCAGTTGTTGGACCATTTGGAAATTTTATGGACATTGTGGCACGATGGGCTGGCAGTACACACGATAGCAGAATTTTCCAAATGTGTTTGTTGCGCACCAAATACATGCAGCAACAACACACTGGCTATCTCATTGGAGACAGTGGCTACCCATGCTTAAGATTTCTTTTGACACCAGTAGGCACACCGACAACCCATGCAGAACAAACATACAACAAAGTCCACATTAAAACAAGAAATGTGGTGGAGAGAACATTTGGGAGATGGAAACGGAGATTTCCATGCCTAAGTAGAGGGTTGGGCAACAAACTCATCACAGTTTCCAACATTATTGTTGCATGTGCTGTACTGTTTAACATTTCATTGGTGACAAATGACATGATGCCTTCATATGAAGAAGAGAATGAGGGCATTGAGGAAGAGACAAACAATGAATCGGACAGTCCAGGGACTACTGATGGTTTCGCATTCAGAAacacaattataaataattatgtctgA
- the LOC135119136 gene encoding uncharacterized protein LOC135119136 produces the protein MYNASTIINESASGEQLRRLWQNLKTRQRDALTRERQHRMATGGGSSCPDADINPDIAEISPALFVEIQDTLDSDHIDLQTVQHVDSLIESTLSHAVDSPTRESQNLENLTTQPNTIPHSSIQYVESELSTNEKLRANFKSRTFKQGKESSRTSRVTS, from the exons ATGTATAATGCGTCGACTATTATAAATGAGTCG GCATCAGGGGAACAATTAAGGCGCCTTTGGCAAAATTTGAAGACCCGTCAAAGAGATGCCCTCACAAGAGAGCGCCAACATAGAATGGCCACTGGCGGCGGTAGTTCCTGCCCTGATGCTGACATCAACCCTGACATAGCCGAGATATCTCCTGCTCTCTTCGTAGAAATACAAGATACTTTAGACTCGGACCACATCG acTTGCAAACTGTTCAGCATGTGGACAGTTTAATAGAAAGTACCTTATCCCATGCTGTTGATTCTCCAACAAGGGAATCACAAAATCTAGAAAATCTGACCACCCAACCAAACACCATCCCACATAGCAGCATTCAATACGTAGAATCAGAACTATCCACAAACGAAAAACTTCGTGCAAATTTTAAAAGCAGAACATTTAAACAGGGAAAAGAGAGCAGCCGAACTTCACGAGTTACAAGTTAA